A genomic region of Maridesulfovibrio bastinii DSM 16055 contains the following coding sequences:
- the chrA gene encoding chromate efflux transporter, giving the protein MKATLLNIFLTFLKLGCTAFGGPAMVPYIRRDVVEKYGWVSEADFSAGMGLAQIVPGATAMQVAAWSGLRARGIAGALAAYAGFGIPAFAMMTALSIIYFTYGETAVVSSLFTGLKAVITAFVANAAISFARLYLKERIHWMLCIAALILMLAGSGPIWALIIVCLASVFLLKESIKVKRIETVHKKNGFNVLLKMLSILAAACIILFLFDRELFKISITMMKIDLFAFGGGYVSLPLMLHEIVEKHAWMSRSVFMDGIALGQVTPGPIVMTSAFVGYSLHQITGAVIATLSVFAPSFIIINSAAPFYEQLSGSSIMHKALKGSLISLVALMVYISGQFLIAMPVQPLTILILVISFTAIYKGIDILKVVLACSVISLLAGII; this is encoded by the coding sequence ATGAAAGCAACATTACTAAATATTTTCCTGACATTTCTGAAACTGGGGTGTACCGCGTTTGGCGGTCCGGCGATGGTTCCGTATATAAGGCGGGATGTTGTCGAAAAATACGGATGGGTAAGCGAAGCTGATTTTTCAGCAGGGATGGGGCTTGCCCAGATAGTTCCCGGAGCTACAGCCATGCAGGTGGCAGCATGGTCCGGCCTGCGGGCCAGAGGTATAGCCGGAGCCTTGGCAGCTTATGCCGGATTCGGAATACCTGCTTTTGCCATGATGACCGCACTTTCAATAATTTATTTTACCTATGGCGAAACAGCAGTAGTCAGCAGCTTATTTACAGGTTTAAAAGCTGTGATAACTGCCTTTGTCGCCAATGCTGCAATATCGTTTGCCCGCCTTTATCTAAAAGAAAGAATACACTGGATGCTCTGCATTGCGGCATTAATACTGATGCTTGCCGGAAGCGGCCCCATCTGGGCATTGATAATAGTCTGTCTGGCTTCTGTCTTTCTTCTTAAAGAAAGCATTAAAGTGAAAAGAATTGAAACCGTTCATAAAAAAAACGGCTTTAATGTACTGCTCAAAATGCTTTCCATACTCGCTGCGGCCTGCATTATTCTTTTCCTTTTTGACAGGGAACTTTTCAAAATCTCCATAACCATGATGAAGATTGATCTTTTCGCCTTCGGAGGCGGATATGTTTCCCTGCCGTTAATGCTGCATGAGATTGTGGAAAAACATGCATGGATGAGCCGTTCGGTTTTCATGGACGGCATTGCCCTTGGGCAGGTTACTCCCGGCCCTATTGTTATGACCTCGGCTTTTGTCGGCTACAGTCTGCACCAAATTACCGGAGCTGTTATCGCCACCCTTTCTGTTTTTGCACCGTCATTTATTATCATCAACTCCGCAGCACCTTTTTATGAACAACTCAGTGGATCATCCATAATGCACAAGGCCTTAAAAGGAAGCCTTATCTCCCTTGTTGCTCTAATGGTTTACATCAGCGGACAATTCCTGATTGCCATGCCTGTTCAACCTCTGACCATTCTGATTCTGGTAATTTCATTCACTGCAATATACAAAGGTATTGATATCCTGAAAGTTGTACTGGCCTGTTCAGTAATTTCCCTGCTCGCCGGGATAATATGA
- a CDS encoding phospholipase D-like domain-containing protein translates to MDLELHLILWHLAIVCGFLLAAALVMNIIVKQKSSSAALAWLMVIFFIPYLGVPLYLIFGGRKMKRDARTKEDLHLEVQETIPPDQADPIDLMLREYKIPGATSGNFFQLCNDGIEVYEELVNLIESAESQIWITTFILARDEVGTEIVERLARRASEGVEVKLLLDDIGSLFTTRGFLSKLTDAGGEVAYFMPILRSPFHGKANLRNHRKIAIADQRRVIAGGTNIAREYIGPKPFKDRWLDLSFIMEGPAVHFFCEVFNSDWHFSHGKWLELLPPSERVTSLPGRGIAQVVPSGPDVPNDPVHDALLTAAFTAASRIWIVTPYYVPDESLAQALRLAAQRGVDVRVLVPKKSNHNLADLARGTHLRELEKSGGTIIKYPHMVHAKVVVVDDRLAVVGSANMDMRSLFLNYEIVTFTYSAHYIEDVHCWVGRLMREGTEGASKVGAFRNLCEGMARIVAPLL, encoded by the coding sequence ATGGATTTAGAACTGCACCTTATTTTATGGCATCTGGCAATTGTCTGCGGTTTCCTACTTGCCGCAGCTCTGGTGATGAACATCATCGTAAAACAGAAATCATCGTCAGCCGCCCTGGCATGGCTGATGGTAATATTTTTCATTCCCTACCTCGGAGTCCCGCTCTATCTTATCTTCGGCGGACGTAAAATGAAACGCGACGCCAGAACCAAAGAAGACCTGCACCTTGAAGTTCAGGAGACAATTCCCCCTGATCAGGCAGACCCCATCGACCTGATGCTCAGAGAATATAAAATACCCGGAGCAACCTCAGGCAATTTTTTTCAACTCTGCAATGATGGTATTGAAGTCTATGAAGAACTGGTCAACCTCATTGAGTCAGCAGAGTCCCAAATCTGGATTACCACTTTTATTCTGGCAAGGGATGAAGTCGGTACCGAGATTGTTGAGCGCCTTGCCCGCAGAGCTTCCGAAGGAGTTGAAGTCAAGCTCCTGCTTGATGATATAGGATCACTTTTCACAACAAGAGGATTTCTTTCCAAACTGACCGATGCAGGCGGAGAAGTAGCCTACTTTATGCCTATCCTGCGCTCTCCGTTTCATGGTAAGGCCAATCTGCGAAATCACCGCAAAATTGCCATAGCCGACCAGCGGAGAGTTATTGCAGGGGGTACAAATATCGCCCGTGAATACATTGGGCCTAAGCCCTTTAAAGATCGCTGGCTGGATCTTTCGTTTATTATGGAAGGCCCTGCGGTCCACTTTTTCTGCGAAGTATTCAACTCCGACTGGCATTTCTCCCACGGAAAATGGCTTGAACTGCTGCCACCGTCGGAGAGGGTTACTTCATTACCGGGACGTGGTATTGCTCAGGTGGTGCCTTCCGGGCCTGATGTTCCCAACGACCCGGTGCATGACGCACTGCTTACAGCTGCGTTTACAGCTGCATCAAGAATATGGATAGTCACCCCGTATTATGTACCGGATGAATCCCTTGCTCAGGCACTGCGACTTGCTGCCCAGCGCGGAGTTGATGTCCGGGTACTGGTGCCTAAAAAATCAAATCATAATCTGGCTGATCTGGCTCGGGGAACACATTTAAGGGAGCTGGAAAAAAGCGGCGGCACAATAATAAAATATCCGCATATGGTTCACGCGAAAGTTGTTGTGGTTGATGACAGACTGGCGGTTGTAGGCTCAGCGAATATGGATATGCGCAGTCTGTTCCTGAACTATGAAATAGTCACATTCACCTACTCGGCCCATTACATAGAAGATGTCCACTGCTGGGTCGGCCGGCTCATGCGTGAAGGAACGGAAGGAGCTTCTAAAGTGGGAGCTTTCAGAAACTTGTGTGAAGGCATGGCGCGTATTGTTGCCCCGCTGCTCTAA
- a CDS encoding flagellar motor protein MotB, which translates to MPEPFQLKKKAPQGEEGGWALTLADMMTLLLCFFVLLLAIADVDKQKYKEVSDSLSSAMGVPVADDQSRSNYSVPGSRISINPEGRNLFDLQLEISRLVGKSSDAIEIRMRPDAVAIILKGAVFFDLGRADLTARARSVLGKIVPKLVTTRYNIVVEGHSDNLPIHSSQFPSNWELSSARACAVARYLIDAGLSKKKIKVLGMADTRPLVPNVDAAGNSIPENQKKNRRVTLLIYDSQGQSKAD; encoded by the coding sequence ATGCCTGAACCGTTTCAGCTGAAAAAGAAAGCGCCTCAAGGGGAAGAGGGTGGCTGGGCTTTAACCCTTGCCGATATGATGACTCTTCTGCTGTGCTTCTTTGTGCTTTTGCTGGCAATTGCTGATGTTGATAAGCAGAAATATAAAGAAGTTTCAGATTCACTTTCTTCTGCTATGGGGGTTCCGGTTGCTGACGATCAGAGCCGGAGCAATTATTCTGTTCCCGGAAGCCGGATAAGCATAAATCCTGAAGGACGTAACCTTTTTGACCTGCAACTGGAGATTTCCCGTCTTGTCGGAAAATCAAGTGACGCAATTGAGATAAGAATGCGTCCTGACGCTGTGGCTATAATCTTGAAAGGTGCGGTCTTTTTTGATCTAGGCCGGGCTGATCTTACTGCCAGAGCAAGATCGGTACTTGGTAAAATTGTTCCGAAGCTTGTAACAACCCGATATAATATTGTGGTTGAGGGACATTCAGATAATCTGCCCATACATTCCTCGCAGTTCCCTTCAAACTGGGAACTTTCTTCAGCCAGAGCATGCGCTGTAGCAAGGTATCTGATTGATGCCGGATTAAGTAAGAAAAAGATTAAAGTTCTGGGCATGGCCGACACCAGACCGCTTGTCCCGAATGTTGATGCCGCTGGTAATTCAATCCCTGAAAATCAAAAGAAAAACCGCCGGGTTACATTGCTTATATATGATTCACAAGGTCAATCTAAAGCTGATTGA
- a CDS encoding ChbG/HpnK family deacetylase, giving the protein MLVVINVDDLGLHPAVRRAVEKLHNAGVVTSSTVLANGPDLGEALLLQERCPELGLGVHMNLLRGRPISNPQDIDSLVDEDGLLLGNYSSLLLKYLSGRVSMKHIEAEWSAQIEYLLDHKVRITHLDSEKHIHAWPGLFSLAGRLARKYGVSWVRKPFEHTPLSRFDKGMLRTRFLQVCLAGNKSFEIPAKADSVWGIGDQGNRLNPDLFAGYIKKYTPKVIEIVCHPGYEDPGDGPLPAEFGPLRVRGQWKAEFDALEGKGWLDLFQKIGATPVNYGRIDPRTGELK; this is encoded by the coding sequence ATGCTGGTTGTAATCAACGTAGATGATCTAGGACTTCACCCTGCGGTGCGCCGCGCGGTTGAAAAACTTCACAATGCAGGTGTGGTTACCTCTTCAACTGTTCTTGCAAACGGTCCTGATCTAGGAGAGGCTCTTCTCCTTCAGGAACGCTGCCCTGAGCTGGGACTTGGTGTGCACATGAACCTGTTGCGTGGAAGGCCTATTTCCAATCCTCAGGATATCGATTCACTGGTGGATGAAGACGGCTTATTGCTGGGCAACTATTCCAGCCTGCTGCTTAAATATTTAAGCGGACGGGTTTCAATGAAGCACATTGAAGCGGAATGGTCGGCACAGATAGAGTATCTGCTGGACCACAAAGTCCGTATCACCCATCTGGACAGTGAAAAACATATTCACGCATGGCCGGGATTATTTTCTCTGGCCGGCAGACTGGCCCGCAAATACGGAGTCTCATGGGTAAGAAAACCTTTTGAACACACTCCGCTCTCCAGATTTGACAAAGGCATGCTCAGAACAAGATTCCTCCAGGTCTGCCTTGCCGGCAACAAGTCATTTGAGATTCCGGCTAAGGCTGATTCTGTTTGGGGTATTGGTGATCAGGGTAACAGACTTAACCCTGATTTATTTGCTGGATATATAAAAAAATACACACCCAAAGTAATAGAAATCGTCTGCCACCCCGGATATGAAGACCCCGGTGACGGACCGCTACCGGCGGAATTCGGTCCTTTAAGAGTTCGAGGACAGTGGAAAGCCGAATTTGACGCCCTTGAAGGAAAGGGCTGGCTGGACCTTTTCCAGAAAATAGGGGCTACCCCTGTAAATTACGGTCGGATTGATCCCCGTACCGGAGAATTAAAATGA
- a CDS encoding peroxiredoxin → MNFDNEQEELLYVAEIGQKVPPFVLEAYDPEDFGFTEVDFEKIQKEGKWTVLFFYPADFTFVCPTELADLASKEEALKEAGCEVISVSTDSKFVHLAWKTDERLLKDVKFKMASDPTGEVSKFFNVYDPETGQALRGTFLIDPEGVLVSSEINYYNVGRNADELLRKVKAFVYVKDHPAEACPAKWSPGEKTLTPSEKLVGKVYEDLND, encoded by the coding sequence ATGAACTTCGATAATGAACAAGAAGAATTACTTTACGTTGCAGAGATTGGTCAGAAAGTTCCTCCGTTTGTTCTGGAGGCTTATGATCCCGAAGACTTCGGATTTACCGAAGTGGATTTCGAAAAAATCCAAAAAGAAGGTAAATGGACTGTTCTCTTCTTCTACCCGGCTGATTTTACTTTTGTCTGCCCCACAGAGCTGGCAGACCTTGCTTCAAAAGAAGAAGCCCTTAAAGAGGCTGGATGCGAAGTTATTTCAGTCTCAACAGACAGCAAATTTGTGCACCTTGCATGGAAGACTGATGAGAGACTCCTGAAAGATGTTAAATTCAAAATGGCATCCGACCCGACAGGCGAAGTTTCAAAATTCTTTAACGTGTATGACCCGGAAACAGGACAGGCACTGCGTGGCACCTTCCTGATCGACCCCGAAGGGGTGCTGGTTTCATCTGAAATAAACTACTACAATGTAGGCAGAAATGCGGATGAACTGCTTAGAAAAGTAAAAGCCTTTGTTTATGTGAAAGATCACCCGGCAGAAGCCTGCCCCGCAAAATGGAGTCCGGGTGAAAAGACACTTACTCCGTCAGAAAAACTTGTCGGCAAGGTTTACGAAGACCTTAACGATTAA
- a CDS encoding cyclic nucleotide-binding domain-containing protein, with product MPPSSPNIKSFFKGQEIFKAGQESSVAYMIKKGAVNIYKVVSNEKIILARLSEGEIFGEMGVIGGGCRSASAEAAEYCDLVVLTDQIMMKLLDQCPKTIQYMTRLLVKRLARTGDMVQPKGHRSDFVSICRILDLCYRDHLNMPRDKAKKERNYDLGLELNKLCKTIRSIILVSQSEIDAVLAKLKSLRIIEVKDLRAGKAFPEKYIQIATPETFIEVTNNLYKELKKSSGYSCSELQVVDIYEIATMLETEPNILYKKMAQEDFPESMFMFDRQKVLEWAAGKEPGYFSKVAKKKKSIDELEDIDDVVFVDNATLKEVFNRLGYHKLGLLMSIAEDDARKKILANLAKKIAKIVQDEIAGRDNVDPAEAEDAVAELFELVREIKGGGNK from the coding sequence ATGCCGCCCAGCAGCCCGAATATTAAATCTTTTTTCAAGGGCCAGGAAATTTTTAAGGCCGGGCAGGAAAGCAGCGTCGCCTACATGATTAAAAAGGGCGCGGTTAATATTTATAAAGTTGTCAGTAATGAAAAGATAATCCTTGCCAGACTGAGCGAGGGTGAGATTTTTGGCGAAATGGGCGTTATCGGCGGCGGCTGCCGCTCGGCAAGTGCGGAAGCGGCTGAGTATTGTGATCTGGTCGTGCTGACTGATCAGATCATGATGAAACTGCTTGATCAGTGCCCGAAGACAATTCAGTACATGACCCGGCTGCTGGTTAAAAGACTCGCCAGAACCGGGGATATGGTCCAGCCCAAGGGACACCGCAGTGATTTTGTAAGTATCTGCCGTATTCTTGATCTCTGTTATCGTGATCATCTCAATATGCCCCGTGATAAAGCTAAAAAAGAGCGTAATTATGATCTGGGACTTGAGCTGAATAAACTCTGCAAAACAATCAGAAGCATCATACTTGTTTCGCAATCAGAAATTGATGCGGTGCTGGCCAAGCTCAAAAGCCTCAGAATTATTGAGGTGAAAGATCTCCGGGCAGGGAAGGCTTTTCCTGAAAAATATATTCAGATTGCCACTCCGGAGACATTTATCGAAGTTACCAACAATCTGTATAAGGAACTCAAAAAAAGCTCCGGTTATTCCTGTTCGGAACTTCAGGTCGTGGACATTTATGAAATTGCCACCATGCTCGAAACGGAACCGAACATTCTTTATAAAAAAATGGCGCAGGAAGATTTTCCGGAGAGTATGTTCATGTTTGACAGGCAGAAAGTCCTTGAATGGGCAGCCGGAAAGGAACCGGGATATTTCAGCAAGGTAGCAAAAAAGAAAAAGAGCATTGATGAGCTTGAAGATATAGATGATGTCGTTTTTGTGGACAACGCTACTCTTAAAGAAGTTTTCAACCGTCTTGGGTATCATAAGCTTGGACTGCTGATGAGCATTGCCGAAGATGACGCCAGAAAAAAAATACTGGCCAATCTGGCTAAAAAAATTGCCAAGATAGTTCAGGATGAAATCGCCGGCAGGGATAATGTTGATCCTGCTGAAGCGGAAGATGCCGTTGCCGAACTCTTTGAACTTGTCCGCGAAATTAAAGGGGGTGGCAACAAGTGA
- a CDS encoding class I SAM-dependent methyltransferase: MVWDGFDAEKYEKWFRTPEGKFALEQEIRIMDHMISVWPRRKSKLLEIGCGTGIFLDHLYRCGFDVSGIDHSPVMLQAARKRMGNKASLHLCNGERLAFDDNEFDFTVLWTVLEFCSDPGAMLKEAARVSAGGVLIGFLNRHSIYFLTHGRMWPWASNGTLRQANWFSLPGMNRLISKSTGCRSRSTRSVLPGPMWSWKEASPWKQLNGFIYPPIIGAFTVTRVDFVSRRPLTPIHAWKTAPEP; this comes from the coding sequence ATGGTCTGGGACGGTTTTGACGCCGAAAAATATGAGAAATGGTTTCGCACTCCAGAAGGTAAATTTGCCCTTGAACAGGAAATACGAATCATGGACCACATGATTTCCGTATGGCCGCGCAGAAAGAGCAAACTTCTGGAAATCGGGTGCGGTACCGGTATCTTCCTTGACCATCTGTACCGGTGCGGCTTTGACGTCAGCGGAATTGATCATTCTCCGGTCATGCTACAGGCTGCAAGAAAACGTATGGGTAACAAGGCCTCTCTGCATCTTTGCAATGGAGAACGGCTGGCCTTTGATGACAATGAATTTGATTTTACTGTATTATGGACTGTTCTTGAATTCTGCTCCGACCCCGGAGCCATGCTTAAGGAAGCCGCAAGGGTTTCAGCCGGAGGGGTACTGATAGGTTTTCTGAACAGACACTCAATTTATTTTCTGACCCACGGACGAATGTGGCCCTGGGCTTCCAACGGTACACTGCGTCAGGCTAACTGGTTCTCCCTGCCGGGAATGAACCGCCTCATCAGCAAATCAACAGGATGCAGATCAAGATCCACCCGTTCGGTTCTGCCGGGACCTATGTGGTCATGGAAGGAAGCTTCCCCTTGGAAGCAGCTTAACGGCTTTATATATCCCCCGATTATAGGAGCTTTCACCGTAACAAGGGTTGATTTTGTCAGCAGGAGACCGCTAACCCCTATACACGCCTGGAAAACCGCCCCGGAACCATAG
- a CDS encoding DMT family transporter, with protein sequence MNIRSVKADFLLLTTAVIWGAAFVAQRVGMDYVGPLTFNGTRFAIGALALIPLIRFLDGKKKKQGSYTPADRKQLLIGGVISGAALFAGATLQQWGVVYTTAGNAGFITGLYVVLVPIMGLLWKQKTGTGTWTGAVLAVVGMYLLSVHGSLKINFGDMLVFFSAFFWAGHVLIIAWLSPRMDSIKLACVQFAACSIFSLILAVALEKITLEGLIGGAIPILYGGLMSVGVAYTLQVVAQKDAKPAHAAIILSLESFFAAVSGCLLLGETMTTQGIVGCGLMLCGMIISQLKQ encoded by the coding sequence ATGAATATAAGAAGTGTAAAGGCAGATTTTTTACTGCTGACAACTGCGGTTATATGGGGAGCTGCTTTTGTGGCCCAGAGAGTCGGAATGGATTATGTCGGGCCACTGACATTTAACGGAACCAGATTCGCCATTGGAGCTTTAGCCCTAATTCCCCTTATCAGATTTCTTGACGGCAAAAAGAAAAAACAAGGCAGTTATACTCCTGCAGATAGAAAACAGCTTCTTATTGGTGGTGTTATTTCAGGCGCAGCCCTTTTTGCCGGAGCCACACTCCAGCAATGGGGGGTAGTCTACACCACCGCCGGAAACGCCGGATTCATAACCGGTCTTTACGTTGTTCTGGTTCCCATTATGGGACTGCTGTGGAAACAGAAAACCGGAACGGGAACATGGACCGGAGCGGTACTTGCCGTTGTCGGAATGTATCTTCTAAGTGTTCACGGTTCTTTGAAAATAAATTTCGGAGACATGCTTGTTTTCTTCAGTGCTTTTTTCTGGGCGGGGCATGTACTGATAATCGCATGGCTGTCACCACGTATGGATTCAATAAAACTGGCCTGCGTTCAATTTGCGGCCTGCTCAATTTTCTCGCTGATACTCGCTGTTGCACTTGAAAAAATAACTCTGGAAGGACTTATAGGGGGAGCTATTCCTATTTTATACGGCGGCCTGATGTCCGTGGGGGTAGCCTATACACTCCAAGTTGTTGCCCAGAAGGATGCCAAACCGGCACACGCTGCCATAATCTTAAGTCTGGAATCTTTTTTTGCAGCGGTTTCAGGCTGTCTGCTGCTTGGTGAAACAATGACAACTCAGGGCATTGTCGGTTGTGGTCTGATGTTATGCGGAATGATCATCTCGCAGTTGAAACAATAG
- the sppA gene encoding signal peptide peptidase SppA produces MNKILTTIILGTLLLCAACQPKMNLFPDSTDPLKETVLQGESDQKILVIPIQGIISDQPKKGLLSSMPSMVQEVSSKLALASKDPEIKAVILKINSPGGTVTASDIIYREISEYKKKTGVKVIAAMMDIAASGGYYISLSADRIIAHPTTMTGSVGVIFMRPKLDGLMDKIGVSMDVTASGRNKDMASPFRKDTPEEEKIISNMVADYAARFIKLVKENRTLSPEQLEEIKTARVFSAQGALKTGLVDKLGYLDDAVADAKKMAGLPDDAQVITYKRKAYPNDTLYNSVEAQSLKMPALVNFDAEAFIPPKTGFYYMWYPATR; encoded by the coding sequence ATGAATAAAATTTTAACGACGATAATTTTAGGAACTCTGCTGCTGTGCGCTGCCTGTCAGCCCAAAATGAATCTTTTCCCGGACAGCACAGATCCTCTCAAAGAAACAGTTCTCCAAGGTGAAAGTGATCAGAAAATTCTTGTTATTCCCATTCAGGGCATAATTTCTGATCAGCCTAAAAAAGGACTGTTGTCATCAATGCCGAGCATGGTTCAGGAAGTAAGCTCAAAGCTTGCTCTGGCTTCTAAGGACCCTGAAATTAAGGCTGTAATTCTAAAAATTAATTCTCCCGGCGGAACAGTCACAGCCAGCGACATTATTTACAGGGAAATTTCTGAATATAAGAAAAAAACAGGAGTCAAAGTAATAGCCGCGATGATGGATATAGCTGCTTCAGGCGGCTACTATATAAGTCTATCTGCCGACAGGATAATTGCCCACCCGACAACTATGACCGGTTCAGTGGGTGTAATTTTCATGCGCCCGAAGCTTGACGGTTTAATGGATAAAATCGGGGTATCCATGGATGTTACCGCTTCCGGTAGAAATAAAGACATGGCCTCCCCTTTCAGAAAGGACACTCCTGAGGAAGAAAAAATAATCAGCAATATGGTTGCTGATTATGCCGCAAGATTTATTAAACTTGTGAAAGAAAACCGCACCCTGTCTCCAGAGCAGCTTGAAGAAATTAAAACAGCCAGAGTTTTCAGCGCGCAGGGAGCACTGAAAACAGGACTGGTTGATAAGCTGGGATATCTTGATGACGCAGTGGCTGATGCAAAAAAAATGGCCGGATTGCCAGACGATGCACAGGTCATAACATACAAGCGCAAGGCCTACCCGAACGACACCCTCTATAATTCTGTGGAGGCTCAATCCTTAAAAATGCCAGCCTTGGTAAACTTTGACGCAGAGGCTTTTATTCCGCCTAAAACCGGATTTTACTACATGTGGTACCCTGCAACCAGATAG
- a CDS encoding zinc dependent phospholipase C family protein produces the protein MNKILPIFILVLVFILGFSSCAFAWGPGVHMALSNALLSRLWLLPNEISSILAAHPDLFRYGSLSADIFIGKGSKAKKSHSHNWNTGFRILQNADNRSLKAFAMGYLSHLAADIVAHNYYVPNLLAQAPSGGRLSHVYVEMLADDQVVWSTKEAEALFRLAAKNADKSLWSSMDSRKLSFLLKKRVFHRSIGLLEYRPVHASLNFSRKVIPAYQIDYLRAMLDLSFRSVVDLINNPFEARALNYDPIGSANLGAAGLDNKLRNSLKRRKKAFIVKFDVDSELFTLPFIEGTDMLLKADKDQSGS, from the coding sequence ATGAACAAAATTCTTCCCATTTTTATACTTGTGCTTGTTTTTATACTCGGTTTCAGTTCATGCGCTTTTGCATGGGGACCGGGAGTACACATGGCACTGAGCAATGCCCTGCTTTCAAGACTGTGGCTTTTACCTAACGAAATATCTTCGATACTGGCTGCCCACCCGGATCTCTTTCGCTACGGGAGTCTTAGTGCTGACATCTTTATCGGTAAAGGTTCAAAGGCCAAAAAAAGCCATAGCCACAACTGGAATACTGGATTCAGGATTTTGCAGAACGCTGACAACAGGTCGTTGAAAGCATTCGCCATGGGCTATCTATCACATCTGGCAGCGGATATTGTGGCCCATAATTATTACGTTCCCAACCTGCTGGCTCAAGCTCCCTCCGGTGGAAGGCTAAGCCATGTCTATGTTGAAATGCTGGCTGATGATCAGGTTGTCTGGTCTACAAAAGAGGCCGAAGCTTTATTCCGGCTGGCAGCAAAAAATGCCGATAAATCACTGTGGAGTTCTATGGATTCCAGAAAACTCAGCTTTCTTCTGAAAAAAAGAGTCTTCCATAGGTCCATTGGACTTTTGGAATACCGCCCGGTGCACGCTTCCTTAAACTTTTCCCGTAAAGTAATTCCGGCCTACCAGATAGACTACCTGCGGGCCATGCTTGATCTGTCCTTTAGAAGTGTTGTTGATCTGATTAACAACCCTTTTGAAGCCAGAGCACTTAATTATGATCCCATAGGCAGTGCTAACCTTGGAGCTGCGGGCCTCGACAATAAGTTGAGAAACTCTTTGAAAAGACGCAAAAAAGCTTTCATCGTAAAATTTGATGTGGACTCCGAACTGTTCACCCTCCCGTTTATTGAAGGCACGGACATGCTGCTCAAAGCGGATAAAGACCAATCAGGATCATAA
- a CDS encoding motility protein A: MNIATIIGILFGVAILGVATYTSTDSVGVFINLPGIAIVGGGTIASTFICYPLREVMRVLKVFMMAMGAEELPLENYIRVIVNLSKEMASKGEDHLEKSLKSIENDFLRDGMQMLIDGYSKDEIKEILDNRIQQYHEQEYSAAGIYRTMATLSPAFGIIGTLIGLIAMMQGMGDDIASIGPAMATALTTTLYGALFANMLFMPIAIKVEKRIDEITLLMCVIRDGILFIKEKTPSAIVMDKLKGYLPPRKWATVKASR, translated from the coding sequence GTGAACATAGCGACAATAATAGGCATTCTTTTCGGCGTAGCCATTCTGGGAGTAGCCACCTACACTTCAACTGATTCAGTCGGTGTATTTATAAATCTTCCGGGTATAGCTATTGTCGGAGGCGGAACTATCGCTTCAACTTTCATCTGCTATCCTCTGCGCGAAGTTATGCGCGTTCTTAAAGTTTTTATGATGGCAATGGGTGCTGAGGAGCTGCCCCTTGAAAATTATATCCGGGTCATAGTCAATCTTTCAAAAGAAATGGCCAGCAAGGGTGAAGACCATCTCGAAAAAAGTTTGAAATCAATTGAAAATGATTTTTTGAGAGACGGCATGCAGATGCTTATAGACGGTTATTCCAAAGATGAGATCAAGGAAATTTTGGATAACCGCATCCAGCAGTATCATGAGCAGGAATACAGTGCCGCCGGTATTTACCGCACCATGGCAACCCTTTCGCCTGCCTTTGGTATTATCGGAACCCTGATCGGGCTGATCGCTATGATGCAGGGCATGGGTGATGATATTGCAAGCATCGGTCCCGCCATGGCCACCGCCCTGACCACAACTCTTTACGGCGCTTTGTTTGCCAATATGCTCTTCATGCCCATAGCAATTAAAGTTGAAAAACGTATTGATGAAATTACACTTCTCATGTGTGTTATTCGGGACGGTATTTTATTCATCAAAGAAAAAACACCGTCGGCAATTGTTATGGATAAGCTTAAAGGATATCTGCCGCCTAGAAAATGGGCGACTGTAAAGGCTTCCAGATAG